A portion of the Physeter macrocephalus isolate SW-GA chromosome 15, ASM283717v5, whole genome shotgun sequence genome contains these proteins:
- the LOC102984307 gene encoding metallothionein-1E-like: MDHKCSCPIGGSCSCAGSCTCKACRCTSCKKSCCSCCPMGCAKCAQGCICKEASDKCSCCA, from the coding sequence ATGGACCACAAGTGCTCCTGCCCCATTGGGGGTTCCTGCAGCTGTGCTGGCTCCTGCACCTGCAAAGCCTGCAGATGCACCTCCTGCAAGAagagctgctgctcctgctgccccATGGGCTGCGCCAAGTGTGCCCAGGGCTGCATCTGCAAAGAGGCCTCGGACAAGTGCAGCTGCTGTGCCTGA